One window from the genome of Elephas maximus indicus isolate mEleMax1 chromosome 8, mEleMax1 primary haplotype, whole genome shotgun sequence encodes:
- the LOC126081909 gene encoding olfactory receptor-like protein OLF3, with amino-acid sequence MGTNNQTWVSEFILLGLSSDWGTQVSLFVLFLVMYLVTVLGNFLIVLLIRLDSRLHTPMYFFLTNLSLVDVSYATSIVPQLLVHFLTKHKVITYLSCAAQLFFSLALGGIEFVLLAVMAYDRYVAVCDPLRYSAIMHGRLCTRLVISSWVSGSINSLLQTAITFQLPRCPNKLIDHISCELLAVVRLACVDTSSNEVAIMFSSMVLLMTPFCLVLLSYIQIISTILKMQSTEGRRKAFHTCASHLTVVALCYGMAIFTYIQPHSSPSALQEKTISLFYAILTPMLNPMIYSLRNKDVKGAWQKLSGQISGLTSKLAT; translated from the coding sequence ATGGGAACAAATAACCAGACGTGGGTGAGTGAATTTATTCTCCTTGGCCTATCCAGTGACTGGGGCACTCAGGTGTCACTCTTTGTCCTGTTCTTGGTCATGTACCTGGTAACCGTGCTGGGTAACTTTCTCATTGTTCTTCTGATAAGATTGGACAGCCgactccacacacccatgtatttcttcctcacCAACCTCTCCCTTGTGGATGTCTCTTATGCCACGAGCATAGTCCCGCAGCTATTGGTGCATTTTCTTACGAAACATAAAGTAATCACCTACCTGAGCTGTGCAGCCCAGCTATTTTTCTCGCTGGCCTTGGGAGGGATTGAGTTTGTTCTACTGGCAGTGATGgcatatgaccgctatgtggctgtGTGTGACCCCTTGAGATACTCAGCCATCATGCATGGAAGGCTGTGCACTAGGCTGGTCATCTCATCCTGGGTCAGTGGCTCCATCAACTCTCTCTTGCAGACTGCCATAACCTTTCAGCTTCCCAGATGTCCAAACAAGCTTATTGATCACATATCTTGTGAACTCCTAGCTGTGGTCAGGCTGGCTTGTGTGGACACATCCTCCAATGAGGTTGCAATCATGTTTTCCAGCATGGTCCTGCTGATGACACCATTCTGCCTGGTTCTCTTGTCCTACATCCAGATCATTTCCACCATATTAAAGATGCAGTCcacagagggaaggaggaaagcctTCCACACATGTGCTTCTCATCTCACAGTGGTTGCCCTGTGCTACGGAATGGCCATTTTCACTTACATTCAGCCTCACTCTAGCCCCTCAGCTCTCCAGGAGAAGACGATTTCGCTCTTCTATGCCATTTTAACACCCATGCTGAACCCCATGATTTATAgtctgaggaataaggatgtgaAGGGGGCTTGGCAGAAGCTCTCAGGACAAATCTCTGGGTTAACATCAAAACTGGCAACTTGA